A stretch of the Balneola vulgaris DSM 17893 genome encodes the following:
- a CDS encoding DUF1761 domain-containing protein, which produces MEEVMINWYAIIAATLVGFVIGFVWYGPLFGKAWMKEAGLTEEQVENGNMAKIFGLTAIFQFIMAYCLAMFFGNEIDATSGALYGFLTGFAWVALAMGVSGLYEQKSLKYMLINGGFWTIVFTLMGLIIGAWR; this is translated from the coding sequence ATGGAAGAAGTAATGATTAACTGGTATGCAATAATTGCAGCCACTCTAGTTGGTTTCGTAATTGGCTTTGTTTGGTACGGGCCATTATTTGGTAAAGCATGGATGAAAGAAGCTGGTTTAACAGAAGAACAAGTTGAAAATGGCAACATGGCGAAAATATTCGGCCTAACTGCAATTTTTCAGTTTATTATGGCCTATTGTTTGGCTATGTTTTTTGGAAATGAAATTGATGCAACATCAGGAGCACTTTACGGTTTCTTAACCGGTTTTGCATGGGTAGCTTTAGCGATGGGAGTTTCAGGACTCTACGAACAAAAATCTCTAAAATATATGCTCATAAACGGTGGTTTCTGGACTATTGTATTTACACTAATGGGACTGATTATTGGCGCGTGGAGATAA
- the deoC gene encoding deoxyribose-phosphate aldolase — protein MIKEFKTVPIDHVAVEEKVSRLNKRSIKKESKMQALKLALSMVDLTTLEGKDSEGKVKQLCQKAKQPHPYLKDIPQVAAVCVYPSMVRTAKESLKGTKINVASVATAFPSGMAPLNIRIDDTKFAVDEGADEVDMVITRGAFLQGEYNLVFDEIAAIKEACGDAHLKVILETGELHTYENVRLASDIAMEAGADFIKTSTGKISPAATQPVTLVMLEAIRDYYYKTNKMVGMKPAGGIRTAKQALQYLVLVKETLGSAWLNNEWFRFGASSLANDLLMQIAKQESGYYQGPDYFSID, from the coding sequence TTGATTAAAGAATTTAAAACTGTTCCCATAGATCATGTGGCGGTTGAAGAAAAAGTCAGCCGACTGAACAAGAGAAGCATTAAAAAAGAATCGAAGATGCAAGCGCTTAAACTTGCACTGAGCATGGTGGACCTCACCACCCTTGAAGGCAAAGATTCAGAAGGCAAAGTAAAACAGCTGTGCCAAAAGGCAAAGCAGCCTCATCCCTACTTGAAAGACATCCCTCAAGTAGCCGCTGTATGTGTGTATCCAAGTATGGTTCGTACAGCAAAAGAAAGTTTAAAAGGCACTAAGATCAATGTAGCGAGTGTAGCTACAGCCTTTCCGAGTGGTATGGCTCCGCTTAATATCCGTATTGATGATACGAAGTTCGCCGTTGATGAAGGTGCTGACGAAGTAGATATGGTTATAACCCGTGGAGCTTTTCTTCAAGGGGAATACAACCTAGTATTTGATGAAATTGCAGCTATCAAAGAAGCCTGTGGTGATGCTCACCTCAAAGTTATTCTAGAGACCGGTGAATTACATACTTATGAAAATGTACGCCTTGCCAGTGATATTGCTATGGAAGCTGGTGCTGACTTCATTAAAACATCTACAGGTAAAATCAGTCCTGCAGCAACGCAGCCCGTTACTTTAGTGATGTTAGAAGCCATTCGTGATTACTATTATAAAACCAACAAAATGGTTGGAATGAAACCTGCGGGTGGAATTAGAACTGCTAAGCAAGCCTTACAATATTTAGTGCTTGTTAAAGAAACACTTGGATCAGCATGGTTGAATAACGAGTGGTTCCGCTTTGGAGCAAGTTCGTTAGCCAATGATTTGCTTATGCAAATTGCTAAACAAGAAAGTGGGTACTACCAAGGACCCGACTATTTTTCAATTGATTAA
- a CDS encoding aldehyde dehydrogenase family protein encodes MSETTKNDTSYKPTSPNSKLDFASLWEYAPAPESSANLDIKERYELFIDGKFQKPSKGIYFKSVNPANEEELTEFAEATQKDVDKAVKAARKAFEGEWSNISAKSRSKYIYRIARMLQERAREFAIAESLDGGKPIRESRDVDVPLAAAHFFYYAGWADKLDYAFPGKSPEPLGVCGQIIPWNFPLLMLAWKIAPALACGNTVVLKPAETTSLTAMMFAELVKDAGLPKGVVNIVTGAGQTGAEIVNHKDIDKVAFTGSTTVGKIIQKSLAGTDKKYTLELGGKGALIIFEDAAIDQAVEGIINAIFFNQGHVCCAGSRLLVQEGIADTVMQKLRDRLETLIVGDPMDKNTDIGAINSKQQFETINKYLEVGVEEGAEVYQSSCSIPENGYFIRPTLLGNVSQSNKVVQEEIFGPVLTIQTFRTADEAIEKANNTPYGLAGGVWTDKGSKIFKVGKELRSGVVWANTYNKFDPTSPFGGYKESGVGREGGLHGLAAYVNLK; translated from the coding sequence ATGTCAGAGACTACTAAAAACGATACGAGCTATAAGCCGACCTCACCGAACTCTAAGTTAGATTTTGCATCGCTTTGGGAATATGCCCCAGCACCTGAGAGTTCTGCAAATTTAGACATTAAAGAACGCTATGAGCTTTTCATTGATGGTAAATTCCAGAAACCATCTAAGGGTATTTACTTTAAAAGTGTAAATCCTGCGAATGAAGAAGAGCTCACGGAATTCGCTGAAGCGACCCAAAAAGATGTTGACAAAGCTGTTAAAGCGGCTCGCAAAGCATTTGAAGGCGAATGGTCGAATATTTCGGCAAAAAGTCGATCAAAATACATCTACCGCATTGCTCGTATGTTACAAGAGCGAGCACGTGAGTTTGCAATTGCGGAATCACTAGACGGTGGAAAGCCCATTCGTGAATCCAGAGATGTAGATGTGCCTTTAGCCGCAGCTCACTTCTTTTACTATGCGGGCTGGGCTGATAAACTAGATTATGCATTCCCAGGTAAAAGCCCTGAACCACTCGGTGTTTGTGGACAAATTATTCCATGGAACTTCCCTCTTCTAATGTTGGCTTGGAAAATAGCACCGGCATTAGCGTGTGGTAACACTGTTGTACTTAAGCCAGCCGAAACTACATCGCTAACGGCAATGATGTTTGCTGAGTTAGTTAAAGATGCAGGACTTCCAAAAGGCGTGGTTAATATTGTAACCGGTGCTGGACAAACTGGGGCTGAGATTGTAAATCATAAAGACATTGATAAAGTAGCTTTTACTGGATCTACAACGGTTGGAAAGATTATACAGAAGTCGCTTGCAGGCACCGACAAGAAGTACACCTTAGAATTGGGTGGAAAAGGTGCACTTATCATCTTTGAAGATGCCGCTATCGACCAAGCCGTTGAAGGTATCATCAATGCGATATTCTTTAACCAAGGACATGTTTGCTGTGCCGGATCTCGACTACTTGTTCAAGAAGGTATTGCCGATACAGTGATGCAGAAACTTAGAGATAGGTTAGAAACCCTCATCGTGGGCGATCCAATGGACAAGAATACTGATATTGGAGCCATCAATTCTAAGCAGCAGTTTGAAACTATTAATAAGTACCTAGAAGTTGGTGTTGAAGAAGGTGCTGAAGTGTACCAAAGTTCATGCAGTATTCCTGAGAACGGTTACTTCATTCGCCCTACCCTTTTAGGCAATGTTTCACAAAGTAATAAAGTGGTACAGGAAGAAATTTTTGGACCTGTATTAACCATTCAAACTTTTAGAACAGCTGATGAAGCCATCGAAAAAGCTAATAACACACCATATGGCTTAGCTGGTGGTGTTTGGACCGACAAAGGCTCTAAGATCTTTAAAGTAGGTAAAGAGTTAAGGTCTGGAGTAGTTTGGGCAAATACATACAACAAGTTTGACCCTACCTCTCCATTTGGTGGTTATAAAGAAAGCGGTGTAGGTCGTGAAGGTGGCTTACATGGACTCGCAGCATACGTTAATTTGAAATAA
- a CDS encoding aldehyde dehydrogenase family protein, with product MSDRIEVQKTYKTYVGGAFPRSESGHYYKVYDSEGDFLANACRCSRKDVRDAVKIARGAFKGWSSRTAYNRGQILYRIAEMMENRRDQFVKELSSIGFKAEEAQADINASIDRLIYYAGWTDKYQQVFGSVNPVASAHFNFSILEPTGVVTIIAPENSPLLGLVSVIAPVIAGGNTCLVLASQQYPLPAISFAEVLNSSDVPGGVINIITGLREELLEHFSSHMDVNAVFATDVLDEESKKQMDELASNNLKRVVRHNIEDWYDHENESPYFITDFQETKTTWHPVGF from the coding sequence ATGTCAGATAGAATAGAAGTTCAAAAAACTTACAAGACTTATGTTGGAGGAGCTTTTCCTCGCAGTGAATCTGGTCATTATTACAAAGTATATGACAGTGAAGGTGATTTTTTAGCGAATGCATGCCGTTGTTCTCGTAAGGATGTACGTGATGCTGTGAAAATTGCTCGTGGAGCATTTAAAGGCTGGAGCTCTAGAACTGCATACAATCGTGGTCAAATTCTTTATAGAATTGCAGAAATGATGGAAAACCGGCGTGACCAGTTTGTGAAAGAATTAAGCAGTATTGGCTTTAAAGCTGAAGAAGCACAAGCCGACATCAATGCTTCTATTGATCGGTTGATTTACTACGCTGGTTGGACCGATAAATACCAACAAGTATTTGGTTCTGTAAACCCTGTAGCAAGCGCACATTTTAACTTCAGTATTTTAGAGCCTACAGGAGTTGTAACTATCATTGCTCCTGAAAACAGCCCATTATTAGGTTTAGTTTCTGTAATAGCACCCGTTATTGCTGGAGGGAATACTTGTCTAGTTTTAGCTTCTCAACAATATCCACTTCCTGCTATTAGTTTTGCTGAAGTACTTAACTCTTCGGACGTTCCGGGCGGTGTAATAAACATCATCACAGGACTTCGTGAAGAATTATTGGAACATTTTAGCTCTCATATGGATGTAAATGCAGTGTTCGCTACCGATGTTCTTGACGAAGAGTCGAAAAAGCAGATGGATGAACTAGCTTCAAATAACCTGAAGCGAGTAGTTCGCCATAACATTGAAGATTGGTACGATCACGAAAATGAAAGTCCGTATTTCATAACAGATTTCCAGGAAACTAAAACCACTTGGCATCCCGTAGGATTCTAA
- a CDS encoding SPOR domain-containing protein — protein MKQKTSSLLLILSVLVLACSSSSQTIDTPSDSPSANEGNTTETTEGNNDTAAPLISSLSDSYAAYSNDIPAEYKEIKKVVEEEVDLTRGFRVQIYSGESVTRADTIASQFRAWADTSITGYQAETYTFFKTPYYRVHVGDFHDRDFALEYSKLVKRVFKDAWVVYDKVNPWSVASDTLTITLIEQ, from the coding sequence ATGAAGCAAAAAACTTCTTCCTTATTACTTATTCTATCAGTATTGGTATTGGCGTGTTCTTCAAGTAGCCAAACTATTGACACTCCATCAGACTCTCCTTCCGCAAATGAAGGAAACACCACTGAAACTACTGAAGGTAATAACGATACTGCAGCCCCTTTAATAAGCAGTTTAAGTGATTCTTACGCTGCTTATTCAAATGACATTCCAGCTGAATACAAGGAAATCAAAAAAGTAGTTGAGGAAGAAGTTGATTTAACTCGTGGTTTCAGAGTTCAAATTTACTCTGGTGAAAGTGTAACTCGTGCCGATACGATCGCCTCTCAGTTCAGAGCATGGGCCGATACATCCATAACTGGCTACCAAGCCGAAACCTATACCTTTTTCAAAACACCCTACTATCGCGTTCATGTTGGTGATTTTCATGATCGTGACTTCGCCCTTGAATATTCCAAACTCGTAAAACGAGTATTCAAAGATGCTTGGGTTGTGTATGATAAAGTGAATCCTTGGAGTGTAGCTTCAGATACCCTTACCATTACGCTGATTGAGCAGTAA
- a CDS encoding carboxypeptidase regulatory-like domain-containing protein, whose amino-acid sequence MLKYISFQGVLLLIAGFLASYTSNDAPQASAQIIHISASGDLSGRVIIPINNTNTRRFRGSGYRNRGGSSNSTNSSDENTSPYVNTIVSAHPVSYELPDDISGKETPIRQKNAEFTPNVTPVTVGTIVQFVNDDPFFHNVFSLTPGSRFNIGRRPTGDVYSRQIDPPKWKVTGVGPISLFCDIHSQMNATILSLDTPYFTRVNEDGTFTLPNLPDGEYEIRVFSPGLEIISQNVTIQSNQETSVTLNVVG is encoded by the coding sequence ATGCTTAAGTATATATCTTTTCAAGGGGTGCTCTTACTAATTGCTGGATTCTTAGCCTCCTATACATCCAATGACGCCCCACAAGCTTCCGCTCAAATTATCCATATATCCGCTTCGGGTGATTTAAGTGGTAGAGTAATTATCCCTATTAATAACACTAATACTCGACGCTTTCGAGGTTCAGGTTATAGAAATCGAGGTGGCAGCTCAAACTCTACTAATAGTAGTGATGAAAACACAAGCCCCTATGTAAATACCATAGTTAGTGCGCATCCAGTATCTTATGAACTACCTGATGACATCAGTGGTAAAGAAACACCGATTCGGCAAAAAAATGCGGAGTTCACGCCAAATGTAACTCCCGTTACTGTTGGCACGATCGTACAGTTTGTAAATGATGATCCCTTCTTCCACAATGTGTTTAGTTTAACTCCTGGTTCAAGATTTAATATTGGAAGGCGACCAACTGGTGATGTCTATAGTCGCCAAATAGATCCTCCAAAATGGAAAGTTACTGGAGTAGGACCTATAAGTTTATTCTGCGACATCCATTCTCAAATGAATGCAACTATCTTAAGTTTAGATACCCCCTATTTTACCAGAGTAAATGAGGACGGAACATTTACGTTGCCAAACCTACCTGATGGCGAATACGAAATCAGAGTGTTTAGCCCAGGTTTAGAAATTATCTCTCAGAATGTAACCATACAGTCGAATCAAGAAACTTCGGTTACGCTAAACGTGGTTGGGTAA
- a CDS encoding adenylate/guanylate cyclase domain-containing protein, whose translation MKLRIRTKLIILLVGLTGVVLTAVLSAVNNTFSSTINEDIVLDFSQLQGFFRKQQSLQYDRLVESAYLISENSTFKANVELGDAPTMQQSIQEFAYFIKADLFVVTDPNGTVLAWLNNPGKSGASLVHRPSISQALQGIEPSIEVIWPELWAIDGELYQVVSIPVYLGDIIIGTTTLGSKFQDTEASALKQNTPLEVVMYLDDQPIAYSTTSREVESLRAFAQTLTPTIDTLVSSLEITPPFRSNLYGEEILAFMSPLGESERAFYLAYVPVKEQFQILDVLKKNIIIIALICIAIVIPLAYFIARAFSQPIQSLTKAMLEVRQGKLDIEVQPRTDDEVGILTRTFNEMIVGLRERFALSKYVGDHTLEMIKSTSDSEVKLGGSRKKLAILFTDIRGSTATLEKTDPTEFIRHLNKTLSHQADCARKFNGSIDKFVGDSMIALFSGPDCIDRALKCSIAIQRQFQKDRQNDGIFRGLGIGVNYGEMVLGNMGAKERMDYTVIGPEVNLCARLCSEADDNQILISEELVQKFHLDTKFKFGSKLSKSMKGFSQNFDVVEVHYD comes from the coding sequence ATGAAACTTAGAATACGAACCAAATTAATCATACTCCTAGTTGGGCTAACGGGAGTGGTTCTCACTGCCGTTCTTTCAGCAGTGAACAATACGTTTTCCAGTACTATTAACGAAGATATCGTTCTGGATTTCAGCCAACTTCAAGGGTTTTTCAGGAAACAACAGAGTTTACAGTATGATCGATTGGTTGAATCGGCCTATTTAATTAGCGAAAACTCAACCTTTAAAGCGAATGTTGAGCTCGGTGATGCCCCTACTATGCAGCAAAGTATTCAAGAGTTCGCCTACTTCATTAAAGCAGATTTATTCGTGGTCACCGACCCAAATGGAACGGTTCTAGCTTGGTTAAATAATCCAGGTAAAAGTGGTGCTTCATTAGTTCACCGCCCTAGTATAAGTCAAGCTCTTCAAGGTATAGAACCAAGTATAGAAGTCATTTGGCCAGAATTATGGGCTATTGATGGTGAACTATACCAAGTGGTATCCATCCCTGTTTACCTAGGCGATATTATTATCGGTACCACTACATTGGGTTCAAAATTTCAAGACACCGAAGCGAGTGCTTTAAAGCAAAACACCCCGTTAGAAGTGGTAATGTACTTAGACGATCAACCTATTGCCTACTCCACAACCTCTCGTGAAGTTGAAAGTTTACGTGCTTTTGCCCAAACCCTTACCCCAACTATCGACACCTTAGTTTCATCACTTGAAATTACACCACCTTTTAGAAGTAATTTATATGGAGAAGAGATTCTAGCTTTTATGAGTCCATTAGGTGAAAGTGAACGAGCGTTTTATCTCGCCTATGTACCTGTAAAAGAGCAGTTTCAAATACTTGACGTTCTAAAGAAGAACATCATCATTATTGCGTTAATCTGTATTGCCATCGTAATCCCTTTAGCATACTTCATCGCTAGGGCATTTTCTCAACCGATACAATCACTTACAAAAGCTATGCTCGAGGTTCGTCAAGGTAAACTAGACATCGAAGTACAGCCTAGAACAGATGATGAAGTAGGTATACTCACAAGAACTTTTAATGAGATGATTGTGGGTTTACGTGAACGATTTGCTCTTTCTAAATATGTAGGCGATCACACCTTAGAAATGATTAAAAGCACGAGTGATTCTGAAGTGAAATTAGGAGGCTCTCGAAAGAAGCTCGCTATACTATTCACCGACATCCGAGGTTCTACAGCAACACTTGAGAAAACGGATCCTACAGAATTCATACGTCACCTAAATAAAACACTTAGTCATCAAGCTGATTGTGCACGAAAGTTTAATGGTTCTATAGATAAGTTCGTTGGTGATTCGATGATTGCCCTTTTCTCAGGACCAGATTGTATTGACCGTGCATTGAAATGCTCTATTGCTATACAGCGACAGTTTCAAAAAGATCGTCAAAATGATGGGATATTTAGAGGCTTAGGCATTGGAGTGAACTATGGAGAAATGGTTTTAGGAAATATGGGTGCTAAAGAACGAATGGACTACACGGTTATAGGCCCGGAAGTAAATCTTTGTGCTCGACTGTGTTCGGAAGCCGATGATAATCAGATTCTGATATCTGAGGAACTAGTTCAGAAATTTCATCTAGATACTAAATTCAAGTTCGGTTCTAAATTATCTAAGTCTATGAAGGGCTTTTCACAAAACTTCGATGTTGTTGAGGTACATTATGATTAA
- a CDS encoding YqaE/Pmp3 family membrane protein codes for MSILRIILAVILPPVGVFMTVGIGGAFWLNIILTILGYIPGIIHAIWVIAKADK; via the coding sequence ATGAGTATTCTAAGAATCATTCTCGCTGTAATCCTACCTCCAGTGGGCGTATTTATGACCGTAGGAATCGGTGGTGCATTTTGGTTAAACATCATTCTTACCATTTTGGGTTACATCCCTGGGATTATCCACGCTATTTGGGTTATTGCTAAAGCTGATAAATAA
- a CDS encoding aldo/keto reductase: MKYHSLGKSDLLVSEVGFGAMSLELDSSENHKLIHEAVEFGINFFDTADLYDNGDNESLLGEILKPIRQDIYIATKVGNQWKADGSGWEWKPSKEYILSAIDKSLKRLNTDYIDLYQLHGGTLDDPFDEIVEAFERLKEQGKIRAYGISSIRPNVINKWIDHSNMDSVMVQYSLLDRRPEEWVLNALRKAGISAITRGTLAKGLLIDKEPKEYLEHTKDDVRRVQKELNSSHNPIQQSIHFALDADAVSSAIMGLRTRQQLQAIKQAYSSTHQTDIEGMKQLTKAYTYRKHRI, translated from the coding sequence ATGAAGTATCATTCACTCGGAAAATCTGATTTATTGGTGAGTGAAGTTGGTTTCGGGGCAATGTCGCTTGAATTAGACTCTTCTGAAAACCATAAGCTAATCCATGAAGCCGTCGAATTTGGTATCAATTTTTTTGATACGGCAGACCTCTACGATAATGGAGATAATGAGTCTTTATTGGGGGAAATACTAAAACCCATTCGGCAAGATATCTACATTGCTACAAAAGTTGGTAATCAATGGAAAGCAGATGGATCTGGATGGGAATGGAAACCTAGCAAGGAGTATATTTTAAGCGCCATCGATAAAAGCTTAAAGCGACTTAACACCGACTATATAGACCTCTATCAACTTCATGGAGGCACTCTAGACGATCCATTTGATGAGATAGTAGAAGCATTTGAAAGGCTAAAAGAACAAGGCAAGATTAGAGCTTATGGTATCTCTAGCATTCGGCCTAATGTTATCAACAAATGGATTGATCATTCCAATATGGATAGCGTAATGGTTCAGTATAGTTTATTAGATCGCCGGCCTGAGGAATGGGTATTGAATGCTCTGAGGAAAGCAGGTATATCAGCCATAACAAGGGGCACACTGGCCAAAGGCCTCCTGATTGATAAAGAACCCAAAGAGTATTTAGAGCATACTAAAGATGATGTAAGGCGTGTTCAGAAGGAACTAAATAGCAGCCACAACCCCATTCAACAGAGTATACATTTTGCATTGGATGCTGATGCTGTTTCTTCAGCAATAATGGGACTTCGAACCCGGCAACAATTGCAGGCCATTAAACAAGCCTATAGTTCTACCCATCAAACAGACATTGAAGGAATGAAACAGCTCACAAAAGCATATACCTATAGAAAGCATCGTATTTAG
- the bioA gene encoding adenosylmethionine--8-amino-7-oxononanoate transaminase produces the protein MHKNIWHPFTIIKDAPEPLKVKSGKGAYLTLEDGREILDCVSSWWVNMHGHSHPDIAKAIYEQASTLEHVIFAGFTHDPAEQLAELITAELPKNLNRVFFSDNGSTAVEVAMKTAYQYWANKGQERKTFICFEGAYHGDTLGAMSAGERSIFTEVFKDWMFEVEVIPYPETWIGDPERANKEDDIIETLEGLLTDHPNKYAGILMEPLVQGAGGMRMCSEEFLQKVHWSNRQFDTLLIFDEVMTGFGRTGDYFACKRAQVEPDIICLSKGITGGFMPLSITVSSDEIYESFNSTDPIKTFWHGHSYTGNPLGCAAGIASWKLLKENECIFKGMETIHLKNFERFKDHPSFEKLRVKGTIAAMDIVTEEETGYLNPVAKRIKEECVNHGLLLRPLGNVLYLMPPYCVTEEELDRVYSTILELV, from the coding sequence ATGCATAAAAACATTTGGCATCCATTCACTATCATCAAAGATGCTCCGGAACCATTAAAGGTTAAAAGTGGCAAGGGAGCGTATTTAACCTTAGAAGATGGTAGAGAGATTTTAGACTGTGTGTCGAGTTGGTGGGTTAATATGCATGGACATAGCCATCCCGATATAGCAAAAGCCATTTATGAGCAAGCTTCTACACTTGAGCATGTGATTTTCGCGGGTTTCACCCATGATCCAGCTGAGCAACTGGCCGAGCTTATCACTGCGGAACTTCCTAAAAACCTCAATCGGGTGTTTTTCTCTGATAACGGTTCTACAGCGGTTGAAGTGGCTATGAAAACGGCATATCAGTATTGGGCAAATAAGGGGCAGGAACGCAAAACCTTTATCTGTTTCGAAGGCGCATATCATGGGGATACTTTAGGGGCAATGTCGGCCGGTGAGCGTTCAATTTTTACGGAAGTATTCAAAGACTGGATGTTTGAAGTGGAAGTGATTCCATATCCAGAAACATGGATTGGAGACCCTGAAAGAGCTAACAAAGAAGATGATATCATTGAGACCTTAGAAGGCTTATTAACCGATCATCCTAATAAATATGCCGGAATACTGATGGAACCTTTGGTTCAAGGTGCTGGTGGAATGCGAATGTGTTCAGAGGAATTCTTACAAAAAGTGCATTGGTCTAATCGTCAATTCGATACGTTACTCATCTTTGATGAAGTAATGACGGGCTTTGGGCGTACGGGCGACTATTTTGCCTGTAAACGCGCTCAAGTTGAACCAGATATCATTTGCCTTAGTAAGGGGATTACGGGCGGTTTCATGCCATTATCAATAACCGTAAGCAGTGATGAGATCTATGAGAGCTTTAACTCAACCGATCCTATTAAAACATTCTGGCATGGACATAGCTACACGGGGAATCCTTTGGGATGTGCGGCTGGTATCGCTTCCTGGAAACTGCTAAAAGAAAACGAATGCATCTTCAAAGGAATGGAAACCATTCATTTGAAAAACTTCGAGCGGTTTAAAGATCATCCAAGTTTTGAAAAACTTAGAGTGAAAGGCACCATTGCAGCTATGGATATTGTTACGGAAGAGGAGACAGGATACTTAAATCCAGTTGCTAAGCGCATCAAAGAAGAATGTGTGAATCATGGATTATTGTTGCGACCGCTTGGGAATGTGCTATATCTGATGCCCCCTTATTGTGTAACTGAAGAGGAATTAGATAGGGTGTATAGCACAATCCTTGAGTTGGTGTGA
- the bioD gene encoding dethiobiotin synthase, whose amino-acid sequence MKLPKQFFVTGTDTGIGKTMVSAMFMSALNATYWKPVQAGLDEETDTEFVTRVAELDESRIIPERYRLETPMSPHAAADIDQVQIKPSDFELPNFETEHLIVEGAGGLIVPINWQFTVIDLIKQLDLPVVLVARTSLGTLNHTLLSIEALNNRGIEVCAVILSGDEHQSNKETIEHFGKVPVYHLPMLSTINKESLVEAFQNL is encoded by the coding sequence ATGAAATTACCTAAGCAATTTTTTGTAACAGGAACCGACACGGGAATTGGTAAAACTATGGTTTCGGCCATGTTTATGTCGGCTTTAAATGCCACCTATTGGAAACCTGTACAAGCGGGTTTGGATGAAGAAACCGATACTGAATTCGTAACTCGTGTTGCTGAATTAGATGAGAGTCGTATTATTCCTGAACGATATCGACTCGAAACTCCTATGAGTCCACACGCCGCGGCAGATATTGATCAGGTTCAAATTAAACCAAGTGATTTCGAACTGCCCAATTTTGAAACTGAACACTTGATTGTAGAGGGAGCTGGTGGCTTAATAGTACCCATAAACTGGCAATTCACAGTGATTGATCTCATCAAGCAACTTGATTTACCCGTAGTGTTGGTGGCAAGAACTTCATTAGGCACACTTAACCACACTTTGTTAAGCATAGAAGCTTTGAATAATCGAGGTATTGAGGTATGTGCTGTCATCTTAAGCGGTGATGAACACCAAAGCAATAAAGAAACTATTGAGCACTTTGGGAAAGTACCTGTTTATCATCTTCCCATGCTTTCAACAATCAATAAGGAATCCTTAGTAGAAGCCTTTCAGAATCTATAA
- a CDS encoding methyltransferase domain-containing protein: MKTIVEPPITSSIKDSFSKAAENYHQQAEVQLKVAEGIISSLRPWKNTLPEGPILEVGCGTGFLTEQLIAEFPQKEMLITDAAEGMLSFCRERLTEIDLLTERIQFSTLDVDTAAIEENKYSLIVSNFAPQWFKDTALGLEKLSQMLKPGGLLLCAFPGNHSFEQWYKYCLALGLPYTANALPDVEEVVIKLSMGPVQVDYYENDIYQNFDHSLDFFRHLKAIGASTNTSGKKLSAKQLKLLTNYWNEQQSEGIKVKWHVVYIAAKKDG, encoded by the coding sequence ATGAAAACAATCGTTGAGCCCCCAATTACTTCTTCTATAAAAGATTCCTTTTCTAAAGCAGCCGAGAACTATCATCAGCAAGCAGAAGTGCAGTTAAAGGTAGCTGAAGGAATAATTTCGTCGTTAAGACCTTGGAAGAACACCTTACCTGAAGGACCTATTCTTGAAGTAGGCTGTGGAACGGGCTTTCTCACAGAGCAGCTAATCGCTGAATTCCCTCAAAAAGAGATGCTAATTACAGATGCGGCTGAAGGGATGCTTTCATTTTGTAGAGAACGCCTTACTGAAATTGACCTACTAACAGAACGGATTCAATTTTCAACCTTAGATGTTGATACTGCCGCTATTGAAGAGAATAAGTATAGCTTAATTGTTAGTAATTTTGCGCCACAATGGTTTAAAGATACAGCGCTGGGTTTGGAGAAATTGAGCCAGATGCTAAAGCCCGGTGGATTGCTCCTTTGTGCCTTTCCTGGAAATCATAGTTTCGAACAATGGTATAAATACTGCTTGGCATTGGGATTGCCTTATACAGCTAATGCTCTTCCAGATGTAGAGGAAGTGGTGATCAAGTTGTCTATGGGGCCCGTTCAAGTAGACTATTATGAGAACGATATTTATCAAAATTTTGATCACTCCCTCGACTTTTTCCGCCACCTTAAAGCCATTGGCGCCTCTACAAATACAAGTGGTAAAAAATTGTCAGCCAAGCAATTAAAGCTTTTAACTAATTATTGGAATGAACAACAAAGTGAAGGCATAAAAGTTAAATGGCATGTTGTTTATATAGCCGCTAAAAAAGACGGATAG